In one window of Oncorhynchus masou masou isolate Uvic2021 unplaced genomic scaffold, UVic_Omas_1.1 unplaced_scaffold_1433, whole genome shotgun sequence DNA:
- the LOC135530830 gene encoding proton channel OTOP2-like: MTSEAEMAVEEGYISPPPTRPTFPSTQCSIHLGVQAGSMRTGSDVFPTSRGTLRERGRNRSWLLSSIITFNVLILGIALVSGSVFNNVKINAINLQIFLIVLIILTTAWMLYYTIYTSREDHAVLYKDSHAGPVWLRGGLVLFGLCSLIMDVFKIANYVGYLHCDSAVKIVFPVVQAVFILVQTYFLWLHAKDCVQLQRNITRCGLMLTLSTNLMLWMAAVTEESIHQTVVPPEDDNSTHSYDIRAPGGSSSCKCSHSACAVLEKAYYYLYPFNIEYSLFASAMAYVMWKNVGRLVDEHNHHALHFRLKDVLVGPAVGLVMLVAGLGTFVIYKVDVEKGDPGKRDTVLMIHYVMNTVAVTLMSVSTVAGCAIYRLDQRDHVSGKNPTRSLDVALLIGASFGQFTICYFTIVAVVATGAEGHLNALNLAVSLLTVIQLCLQNIFIIEGLHREPFHEDMHQASVFTNPYVLQAQAHRDIHNLPGTFMETKTSPALTVHSMHVAPSALSSSPLPQRHRLTWKRRVLKEISAFLLLCNILLWIMPAFGARPQFDNPIGAEFYEFTMWAAVVNMGLPFGIFYRMHSVASLFEVFLTS; the protein is encoded by the exons ATGACATCTGAAGCTGAGATGGCGGTTGAGGAGGGCTACATATCCCCCCCGCCTACCAGGCCCACCTTCCCTTCCACCCAGTGTTCCATCCACTTGGGAGTCCAGGCAGGGAGTATGAGGACGGGGAGCGACGTCTTCCCGACCAGCAGGGGCACGTTGAGGGAGAGGGGCCGTAACCGCAGCTGGCTACTCTCTAGCATCATCACTTTCAACGTCCTGATCCTAGGTATTGCTCTGGTCAGTGGCAGTGTCTTCAACAACGTTAAGATCAACGCCATCAACCTGCAGATCTTCCTCATCgtcctcatcatcctcaccactgCCTGGATGCTGTACTACACCATCTACACATCCAGGGAAGATCATGCTGTGCTCTACAAGGATAGCCATGCCGGGCCTGTGTGGCTCAGGG GTGGACTGGTGCTGTTTGGCTTATGCAGTCTGATTATGGACGTGTTTAAGATTGCTAACTACGTAGGCTACCTGCACTGTGACTCTGCTGTGAAGATAGTGTTCCCTGTCGTACAAGCTGTATTCATACTTGTCCAG ACATACTTCCTCTGGCTCCACGCTAAAGACTGTGTACAGCTACAACGAAACATAACTCG CTGTGGGCTGATGTTGACTCTGTCTACCAATCTGATGTTGTGGATGGCAGCAGTCACAGAGGAGTCCATACACCAGACTGTTGTTCCACCAGAGGACGACAACAGCACACATTCCTATGACATCAGAG cCCCTGGTGGATCCAGCAGCTGTAAGTGCAGCCACTCTGCCTGTGCTGTCTTAGAAAAGGCCTATTACTATCTGTATCCCTTCAACATCGAGTACAGCCTGTTTGCCTCGGCTATGGCCTACGTCATGTGGAAGAACGTGGGTCGCCTGGTAGACGAGCACAACCACCACGCGCTCCATTTCCGCCTGAAGGACGTGCTGGTGGGGCCTGCGGTCGGGCTGGTCATGCTGGTGGCGGGCCTGGGAACCTTTGTCATCTACAAGGTGGATGTGGAGAAGGGGGACCCGGGGAAACGTGACACGGTGCTGATGATACACTACGTGATGAACACGGTGGCTGTGACGCTCATGTCCGTCTCGACCGTGGCTGGTTGTGCCATCTACCGGCTGGACCAGAGGGACCACGTGTCGGGGAAGAACCCCACACGGAGCCTGGATGTAGCCTTGCTGATCGGCgcctcattcggacagttcaCCATCTGTTATTTCACCATCGTGGCTGTGGTGGCAACGGGGGCCGAGGGCCACCTCAACGCTCTCAACCTGGCTGTCTCCCTGCTCACTGTGATCCAGCTCTGCCTGCAGAACATCTTCATCATTGAGGGCCTGCATCGCGAGCCCTTCCACGAAGACATGCACCAGGCCTCTGTATTCACAAACCCATACGTCCTTCAAGCCCAAGCCCATAGAGACATACACAACCTCCCAGGGACATTCATGGAGACCAAGACGTCCCCGGCCCTCACAGTTCACAGTATGCATGTTGCTCCTTCTGCTCTTTCTAGCTCCCCCCTACCTCAACGCCATAGGCTGACCTGGAAGAGGAGGGTCCTGAAGGAGATCAGTGCATTTCTGCTGCTCTGCAACATTCTT CTCTGGATCATGCCGGCGTTTGGCGCCCGCCCCCAGTTTGACAACCCGATTGGAGCAGAGTTTTACGAGTTCACCATGTGGGCGGCTGTTGTGAATATGGGACTCCCCTTCGGAATCTTTTACCGTATGCACTCAGTCGCCAGCCTCTTTGAGGTCTTCCTGACCTCCTGA
- the LOC135530832 gene encoding proton channel OTOP2-like — MRNIIDLTFGFFSCESSKMTSDPEMAVEEGYISPPPARPTLPSTRLSVHLGVQAGSMMRGSDIFSTSRGRLRERGRNRSWLLSSIITFNVLILGIALVSGSVFNNVKINAINLQIFLIVLIILTTAWMLYYTIYTSREDHAVLYKDSHAGPVWLRGGLVLFGLCSLIMDVFKIANYVGYLHCDSAVKIVFPVVQAVFILVQTYFLWLHAKDCVQLQRNITRCGLMLTLSTNLMLWMAAVTEESIHQTVVPPEDDNSTHSYDIRAPGGSSSCKCSHSACAVLEKAYYYLYPFNIEYSLFASAMAYVMWKNVGRLVDEHNHHALHFRLKDVLVGPAVGLVMLVAGLGTFVIYEVDVESGDPGKRDTALMIHYVMNTVAVTLMSVSTVAGCAIYRLDQRDHVSGKNPTRSLDVGLLIGASFGQFTICYFTIVAVVATGAEGHLNALNLAVSLLTVIQLCLQNIFIIEGLHREPFHEDIHRASVFTNPYVLQAQAHRDIHNLPGTFMETKTSPALTVHSMHVAPSAPSGSPLPQRHRLTWKRKVLKEISAFLLLCNILLWIMPAFGARPQFDNPIGAEFYEFTMWAAVVNMGLPFGIFYRMHSVASLFEVFLTS, encoded by the exons ATGAGAAACATCATAGACTTGACCTTTGGCTTCTTTTCATGCGAATCCAGCAAGATGACATCTGATCCTGAGATGGCAGTTGAGGAGGGCTACATATCCCCCCCGCCTGCCAGGCCCACCCTCCCTTCCACCCGGCTTTCCGTCCACTTGGGAGTCCAGGCGGGGAGTATGATGAGGGGGAGCGACATCTTCTCGACCAGCAGGGGCAGGTTGAGGGAGAGGGGCCGTAACCGCAGCTGGCTACTCTCTAGCATCATCACTTTCAACGTCCTGATCCTAGGTATTGCTCTGGTCAGTGGCAGTGTCTTCAACAACGTTAAGATCAACGCCATCAACCTGCAGATCTTCCTCATCgtcctcatcatcctcaccactgCCTGGATGCTGTACTACACCATCTACACATCCAGGGAAGATCATGCCGTGCTCTACAAGGATAGCCATGCCGGGCCTGTGTGGCTCAGGG GTGGACTGGTGCTGTTTGGCTTATGCAGTCTGATTATGGACGTGTTTAAGATTGCTAACTACGTAGGCTACCTGCACTGTGACTCTGCTGTGAAGATAGTGTTCCCTGTCGTACAAGCTGTATTCATACTTGTCCAG ACATACTTCCTCTGGCTCCACGCTAAAGACTGTGTACAGCTACAACGAAACATAACTCG CTGTGGGCTGATGTTGACTCTGTCTACCAATCTGATGTTGTGGATGGCAGCAGTCACAGAGGAGTCCATACACCAGACTGTTGTTCCACCAGAGGATGACAACAGCACACATTCCTATGACATCAGAG cCCCTGGTGGATCCAGCAGCTGTAAGTGCAGCCACTCTGCCTGTGCTGTCTTAGAAAAGGCCTATTACTATCTGTATCCCTTCAACATCGAGTACAGCCTGTTTGCCTCGGCTATGGCCTACGTCATGTGGAAGAACGTGGGCCGCCTGGTAGACGAGCACAACCACCACGCGCTCCATTTCCGCCTGAAGGACGTGCTGGTGGGGCCTGCGGTCGGGCTGGTCATGCTGGTGGCGGGCCTGGGAACCTTCGTCATCTACGAGGTGGACGTGGAGTCAGGGGACCCGGGGAAACGTGACACGGCGCTGATGATACACTACGTGATGAACACGGTGGCTGTGACGCTCATGTCCGTCTCGACCGTGGCTGGTTGTGCCATCTACCGGCTGGACCAGAGGGACCACGTGTCGGGGAAGAACCCCACACGGAGCCTGGATGTAGGCTTGCTGATTGGCgcctcattcggacagttcaCCATCTGTTATTTCACCATCGTGGCTGTGGTGGCAACGGGGGCCGAGGGCCACCTCAACGCTCTCAACCTGGCTGTCTCCCTGCTCACTGTGATCCAGCTCTGCCTGCAGAACATCTTCATCATTGAGGGCCTGCATCGCGAGCCCTTCCACGAAGACATCCACCGGGCCTCTGTATTCACAAACCCATACGTCCTTCAAGCCCAAGCCCATAGAGACATACACAACCTCCCAGGGACATTCATGGAGACCAAGACGTCCCCGGCCCTCACAGTTCACAGTATGCATGTTGCTCCTTCTGCTCCTTCTGGCTCCCCCCTTCCTCAACGCCATAGGCTGACCTGGAAGAGGAAGGTCCTGAAGGAGATCAGTGCATTTCTGCTGCTCTGCAACATCCTT CTCTGGATCATGCCGGCGTTTGGCGCCCGCCCCCAGTTTGACAACCCGATTGGAGCAGAGTTTTACGAGTTCACCATGTGGGCGGCTGTTGTGAATATGGGACTCCCCTTCGGAATCTTTTACCGTATGCACTCAGTCGCCAGCCTCTTTGAGGTCTTCCTGACCTCCTGA